Proteins encoded together in one Gammaproteobacteria bacterium window:
- a CDS encoding transposase produces MKPTSKPHYQNNQWQQCYASLKSDCRHCTIREQCLSPKSKNRRISRGEHEEVLAAHLEYMVKHPGIMRQRSASGEHPFGTLKRRAGWDHFLLRGLNKVRGEWSLMAWAYNFTRVMNLI; encoded by the coding sequence TTGAAACCGACAAGTAAACCCCACTACCAAAACAACCAATGGCAACAGTGCTACGCTAGCCTGAAGTCCGATTGTCGCCATTGTACTATTCGTGAGCAATGTCTCTCACCGAAGAGTAAGAATCGGCGGATTTCGAGGGGTGAGCATGAAGAGGTACTTGCTGCGCACCTTGAGTACATGGTAAAGCATCCGGGCATCATGCGGCAGAGATCAGCATCAGGGGAACACCCCTTCGGCACACTCAAACGCCGAGCAGGCTGGGACCATTTTCTGTTACGTGGTTTGAACAAAGTGAGGGGTGAGTGGAGTCTTATGGCTTGGGCTTATAACTTTACCCGAGTGATGAATCTGATAG
- the mraZ gene encoding division/cell wall cluster transcriptional repressor MraZ, with product MFRGVSAIIVDAKGRMAVPAKYRDRLQECCAGRLVLTVDLDRCLLLFPEPEWEQFERKLVRLPTLQPRARRLQRLLLGHASELELDSHGRILLPALLREYANLDKRVVLVGQGAKFELWNEQTWNERRESWLAEEASAAGDLSAELESLSF from the coding sequence TTGTTCCGTGGGGTAAGCGCCATCATTGTGGATGCCAAGGGGCGGATGGCGGTTCCGGCGAAGTACCGGGATCGTTTGCAGGAGTGTTGCGCCGGTCGTTTGGTGTTGACGGTCGATCTCGATCGTTGTCTGTTGTTATTTCCAGAACCCGAGTGGGAACAGTTCGAGCGCAAGCTCGTGCGCTTGCCAACATTGCAACCGCGCGCGCGGCGTTTGCAGCGTTTGTTGCTGGGCCATGCTTCGGAATTGGAGTTGGATAGTCATGGCCGGATTTTGTTGCCGGCGTTGCTGCGTGAATATGCAAATTTGGATAAGCGAGTCGTGTTAGTCGGGCAAGGTGCCAAATTTGAGTTGTGGAACGAGCAGACGTGGAATGAACGGCGTGAATCCTGGTTGGCGGAAGAAGCGAGTGCCGCCGGGGATCTGTCCGCTGAACTGGAATCGTTGTCGTTTTGA
- the rsmH gene encoding 16S rRNA (cytosine(1402)-N(4))-methyltransferase RsmH: MLEEVVEALQLKAGGNYVDATFGRGGHAAAILQKLGAGGRLIAIDKDPQAVAAARIQFADDKRFTIYHGSFSDLREVVHESELEGQIDGILLDLGVSSPQLDDAARGFSFMRDGPLDMRMNTSRGQSAAAWLAVAGEGEIARVLRELGEEKFAKRIARTILQARQEAPIDTTGRLAAVISAAIPTRERDKHPATRSFQAIRIYINQELEDLQACLGQVVDVLRVGGRLAVISFHSLEDRIVKNYMRDEARGDDFPEDFPVTADQLNPRLRLVGKAVRAGEAEVDANPRARSAVLRIAEKV; encoded by the coding sequence ATGCTGGAGGAAGTGGTGGAGGCGTTACAGCTCAAGGCGGGAGGCAACTACGTTGACGCGACCTTTGGTCGTGGCGGCCACGCTGCGGCCATTTTGCAAAAGCTGGGTGCCGGCGGACGCTTGATCGCGATTGATAAAGATCCGCAAGCAGTAGCGGCGGCACGCATCCAATTCGCCGATGACAAGCGATTTACAATTTATCATGGCAGCTTTTCCGATTTGCGTGAAGTGGTTCATGAGTCTGAGTTGGAAGGGCAAATCGATGGCATCCTGCTTGATCTGGGCGTTTCTTCGCCGCAACTGGATGATGCGGCGCGTGGATTTAGTTTTATGCGCGATGGGCCGCTCGATATGCGAATGAATACCTCGCGTGGGCAAAGCGCGGCTGCGTGGCTGGCAGTAGCGGGTGAAGGTGAGATTGCGCGTGTATTGCGTGAGTTGGGTGAAGAGAAATTTGCAAAGCGTATCGCCCGCACCATTCTCCAGGCGCGCCAGGAAGCACCGATCGATACCACGGGTCGCCTGGCGGCGGTAATCTCGGCGGCCATTCCGACGCGGGAGCGGGACAAGCATCCGGCGACGCGTAGTTTTCAGGCGATCCGTATCTACATCAATCAGGAATTGGAAGATTTACAAGCTTGTCTTGGTCAGGTTGTCGACGTGTTGCGTGTGGGTGGTCGGTTAGCGGTGATCAGTTTTCATTCCTTGGAAGATCGCATTGTCAAAAATTACATGCGTGATGAGGCGCGTGGCGACGATTTTCCGGAAGATTTTCCGGTGACGGCAGATCAATTAAATCCACGTTTGCGGTTAGTGGGTAAAGCAGTGCGGGCAGGAGAGGCAGAGGTTGATGCTAATCCCCGTGCGCGCAGTGCCGTGCTGCGTATTGCGGAGAAAGTTTAA
- the ftsL gene encoding cell division protein FtsL — protein sequence MAALRATARQSQSPWLWPLLVVMGVAVLLSALTVVYAKFKSRTLFSELQALQAEKDGLDVEWGQLQLEQSTLTAHGRIEGIARSRLGLTLPTQKQVVIVRR from the coding sequence ATGGCAGCGCTGCGGGCAACGGCGCGCCAGTCTCAATCGCCCTGGCTGTGGCCGTTGTTGGTTGTGATGGGCGTGGCTGTGTTGTTGTCGGCGCTGACGGTGGTGTACGCCAAATTCAAGAGTCGGACCCTGTTTTCTGAGTTGCAGGCGTTGCAGGCAGAGAAGGATGGTCTTGATGTTGAGTGGGGACAATTGCAACTGGAGCAGAGCACCTTGACTGCGCATGGGCGGATTGAGGGCATTGCCCGGAGTCGCCTTGGATTGACGTTGCCAACGCAGAAACAGGTGGTGATTGTCAGGCGATGA
- a CDS encoding penicillin-binding protein 2 → MNKFEPKLFQLRRWFLLGLVLLAAAGLVWRALYLQWMNKEFLLNQGDARHLRVIELAATRGIIFDRNGEPLAISTPVDSIWVNPKAYLGQVKPKSEAALSGLLEIKKDELRRRIKARGSREFVYLRRHVAPELADKVAALEVPGVHLQREYRRYYPTSEVTGHVVGFTDVDDGGQEGMELALDSQLRGVNGAKRVLKDRLGEVVEDVEHIADPQPGHDVTLSIDRRVQYLVYRELKAAVQANDARSASAVLLDASSGEVLAMVNQPTFNPNNRDTLKSDYYRNRAVTDVFEPGSTVKPFTVAAALEAGKIKANTLINTGPGYLQLGRYTIRDAVNYGTIDVTTILQKSSNIGASKIALTMRPEQLWKGFSRVGFGMRSSSQFPGEVEGKVGDYSHWHDVQQASFSYGYGLSVTALQLARAYSVLANDGMLKPVSFEKLERTSEGVQVMDAKVAVQVRSMLESVVADAGTARAARVDGYRIAGKTGTVHRMDNNGYADDRYSSLFVGMAPASRPRLVMAIVIHDPQRGEYHGGTVAAPVFARVMTGALRLLDIPPDNLPAPELRQAATESAPAFGSGLIKTAAVGGVH, encoded by the coding sequence ATGAACAAGTTTGAGCCAAAATTATTTCAATTGCGGCGTTGGTTTCTGCTGGGCCTGGTGTTATTGGCGGCGGCGGGGTTGGTGTGGCGTGCTCTGTATTTGCAATGGATGAATAAAGAGTTTTTGCTGAATCAGGGCGATGCGCGCCATTTGCGGGTGATTGAATTGGCGGCAACACGGGGAATTATTTTTGACCGCAACGGTGAGCCGTTGGCAATCAGTACGCCAGTGGATTCAATCTGGGTAAACCCTAAGGCCTATCTGGGTCAGGTCAAGCCAAAGTCAGAAGCGGCGTTGTCGGGTTTATTAGAGATAAAGAAGGATGAGTTGCGTCGCCGGATTAAGGCGCGCGGCAGCCGTGAATTTGTCTATTTGCGGCGCCATGTGGCGCCTGAATTGGCAGACAAGGTTGCAGCGCTGGAAGTGCCAGGCGTGCATTTGCAACGTGAGTATCGCCGCTATTACCCCACCAGTGAAGTGACAGGGCATGTTGTTGGTTTTACCGATGTCGATGATGGTGGCCAGGAAGGTATGGAATTGGCCCTTGATTCGCAGTTGCGCGGCGTCAATGGCGCCAAGCGCGTGTTAAAAGACCGTCTCGGTGAAGTGGTGGAGGATGTCGAGCATATTGCCGATCCACAACCCGGGCATGATGTCACGCTCAGTATCGACCGTCGGGTGCAATATCTTGTTTATCGTGAGTTAAAGGCGGCGGTGCAGGCAAATGATGCGCGCTCGGCATCGGCTGTGTTGTTGGATGCCAGCTCGGGTGAAGTGCTGGCGATGGTCAATCAGCCTACCTTTAATCCAAATAATCGCGACACCTTGAAAAGTGATTACTACCGGAATCGTGCGGTGACAGATGTATTTGAGCCGGGTTCGACGGTCAAGCCATTTACCGTTGCGGCGGCGCTGGAGGCGGGCAAGATCAAGGCTAATACGTTGATCAATACAGGGCCGGGGTATCTTCAGTTGGGCCGTTATACCATTCGCGATGCGGTCAATTACGGCACGATTGATGTTACGACTATTCTGCAAAAATCCAGCAATATCGGCGCCAGTAAAATTGCGTTGACGATGCGCCCCGAGCAGTTGTGGAAAGGATTTTCGCGTGTCGGATTCGGCATGAGGAGCAGCAGTCAGTTTCCGGGTGAGGTAGAAGGCAAGGTCGGCGACTACAGTCATTGGCATGATGTGCAGCAAGCAAGTTTTTCTTACGGCTATGGTCTTTCAGTAACGGCGCTGCAATTGGCGCGCGCGTACTCGGTGTTGGCTAATGATGGCATGCTCAAGCCGGTTTCATTTGAAAAGCTTGAGAGGACGTCTGAGGGTGTGCAGGTGATGGACGCAAAGGTGGCAGTTCAAGTGCGGAGCATGCTGGAAAGTGTTGTTGCCGATGCGGGTACAGCCCGGGCGGCGCGCGTCGATGGCTATCGAATTGCGGGTAAGACCGGAACTGTGCACAGGATGGATAATAACGGTTATGCCGATGATCGTTACAGTTCCCTGTTTGTAGGTATGGCGCCAGCATCACGTCCGCGGCTGGTGATGGCGATCGTGATACATGATCCACAGCGCGGTGAATATCATGGCGGAACGGTTGCGGCACCCGTGTTTGCGCGGGTGATGACGGGTGCACTGCGGCTGTTGGATATTCCGCCAGACAATTTGCCAGCACCGGAATTGCGGCAGGCGGCTACTGAGTCCGCGCCGGCATTTGGCAGCGGATTGATCAAGACGGCGGCAGTGGGAGGCGTGCATTGA